The following proteins come from a genomic window of Bos mutus isolate GX-2022 chromosome 21, NWIPB_WYAK_1.1, whole genome shotgun sequence:
- the TM2D3 gene encoding TM2 domain-containing protein 3 isoform X2, with the protein MAAAVVLLRPLCRLCRVVLFLSQFYILSGGGSFSEEPSQPLPQAIKDPGPTRTFTAVPRAAESTDIPPYVMKCPSNGLCSRLPADCIDCKTNFSCVYGKPVTFDCTVKPSVTCVDPDFKSQKSFVLNMTCRFCWQLPEADYECFSSSDCRAVSCPRQRYPTNCTVRDHVHCLGNRTFPKMLYCNWTGGYKWSTALALSITLGGFGADRFYLGQWREGLGKLFSFGGLGIWTLIDVLLIGVGYVGPADGSLYI; encoded by the exons ATGGCGGCTGCGGTGGTCTTGCTGCGGCCTCTTTGCCGACTGTGTCGTGTGGTGCTGTTCCTCTCACAGTTCTACATCCTGTCGGGCGGCG GGTCCTTCAGCGAGGAGCCCTCGCAGCCACTGCCGCAGGCCATCAAGGACCCGGGCCCCACACGGACCTTCACAGCGGTGCCCAGGGCGGCAG AAAGTACCGATATCCCACCTTATGTGATGAAATGTCCGAGCAATGGCCTGTGTAGCAGACTTCCTGCAGACTGTATAGATTGCAAGACCAATTTTTCCTGTGTCTATGGGAAGCCTGTCACTTTTGACTGCACAGTCAAACCTTCTGTTACCTGTGTT GATCCAGACTTCAAATCCCAGAAGAGTTTCGTCCTCAACATGACCTGCAGGTTCTGCTGGCAGCTCCCGGAGGCTGACTACGAGTGCTTCAGCTCCAGCGACTGCAGGGCGGTGTCCTGCCCTCGGCAGCGCTATCCAACCAACTGCACTGTGCGGGACCACGTCCACTGCCTGG GTAACCGCACTTTTCCAAAGATGCTCTACTGCAACTGGACTGGGGGATACAAGTGGTCCACAGCCTTGGCTCTGAG CATCACCCTCGGTGGGTTTGGAGCAGATCGCTTCTACCTGGGCCAGTGGCGAGAAGGCCTCGGCAAGCTCTTCAGCTTCGGGGGCCTGGGAATATGGACGCTGATCGACGTCCTGCTCATTGGAGTTGGCTACGTGGGACCAGCGGACGGCTCTTTGTATATTTAG
- the TM2D3 gene encoding TM2 domain-containing protein 3 isoform X4, whose amino-acid sequence MAAAVVLLRPLCRLCRVVLFLSQFYILSGGESTDIPPYVMKCPSNGLCSRLPADCIDCKTNFSCVYGKPVTFDCTVKPSVTCVDPDFKSQKSFVLNMTCRFCWQLPEADYECFSSSDCRAVSCPRQRYPTNCTVRDHVHCLGNRTFPKMLYCNWTGGYKWSTALALSITLGGFGADRFYLGQWREGLGKLFSFGGLGIWTLIDVLLIGVGYVGPADGSLYI is encoded by the exons ATGGCGGCTGCGGTGGTCTTGCTGCGGCCTCTTTGCCGACTGTGTCGTGTGGTGCTGTTCCTCTCACAGTTCTACATCCTGTCGGGCGGCG AAAGTACCGATATCCCACCTTATGTGATGAAATGTCCGAGCAATGGCCTGTGTAGCAGACTTCCTGCAGACTGTATAGATTGCAAGACCAATTTTTCCTGTGTCTATGGGAAGCCTGTCACTTTTGACTGCACAGTCAAACCTTCTGTTACCTGTGTT GATCCAGACTTCAAATCCCAGAAGAGTTTCGTCCTCAACATGACCTGCAGGTTCTGCTGGCAGCTCCCGGAGGCTGACTACGAGTGCTTCAGCTCCAGCGACTGCAGGGCGGTGTCCTGCCCTCGGCAGCGCTATCCAACCAACTGCACTGTGCGGGACCACGTCCACTGCCTGG GTAACCGCACTTTTCCAAAGATGCTCTACTGCAACTGGACTGGGGGATACAAGTGGTCCACAGCCTTGGCTCTGAG CATCACCCTCGGTGGGTTTGGAGCAGATCGCTTCTACCTGGGCCAGTGGCGAGAAGGCCTCGGCAAGCTCTTCAGCTTCGGGGGCCTGGGAATATGGACGCTGATCGACGTCCTGCTCATTGGAGTTGGCTACGTGGGACCAGCGGACGGCTCTTTGTATATTTAG
- the TM2D3 gene encoding TM2 domain-containing protein 3 isoform X1, with amino-acid sequence MAAAVVLLRPLCRLCRVVLFLSQFYILSGGGSFSEEPSQPLPQAIKDPGPTRTFTAVPRAAESTDIPPYVMKCPSNGLCSRLPADCIDCKTNFSCVYGKPVTFDCTVKPSVTCVDPDFKSQKSFVLNMTCRFCWQLPEADYECFSSSDCRAVSCPRQRYPTNCTVRDHVHCLGNRTFPKMLYCNWTGGYKWSTALALRPVCCCSITLGGFGADRFYLGQWREGLGKLFSFGGLGIWTLIDVLLIGVGYVGPADGSLYI; translated from the exons ATGGCGGCTGCGGTGGTCTTGCTGCGGCCTCTTTGCCGACTGTGTCGTGTGGTGCTGTTCCTCTCACAGTTCTACATCCTGTCGGGCGGCG GGTCCTTCAGCGAGGAGCCCTCGCAGCCACTGCCGCAGGCCATCAAGGACCCGGGCCCCACACGGACCTTCACAGCGGTGCCCAGGGCGGCAG AAAGTACCGATATCCCACCTTATGTGATGAAATGTCCGAGCAATGGCCTGTGTAGCAGACTTCCTGCAGACTGTATAGATTGCAAGACCAATTTTTCCTGTGTCTATGGGAAGCCTGTCACTTTTGACTGCACAGTCAAACCTTCTGTTACCTGTGTT GATCCAGACTTCAAATCCCAGAAGAGTTTCGTCCTCAACATGACCTGCAGGTTCTGCTGGCAGCTCCCGGAGGCTGACTACGAGTGCTTCAGCTCCAGCGACTGCAGGGCGGTGTCCTGCCCTCGGCAGCGCTATCCAACCAACTGCACTGTGCGGGACCACGTCCACTGCCTGG GTAACCGCACTTTTCCAAAGATGCTCTACTGCAACTGGACTGGGGGATACAAGTGGTCCACAGCCTTGGCTCTGAG GCCTGTTTGCTGTTGCAGCATCACCCTCGGTGGGTTTGGAGCAGATCGCTTCTACCTGGGCCAGTGGCGAGAAGGCCTCGGCAAGCTCTTCAGCTTCGGGGGCCTGGGAATATGGACGCTGATCGACGTCCTGCTCATTGGAGTTGGCTACGTGGGACCAGCGGACGGCTCTTTGTATATTTAG
- the TM2D3 gene encoding TM2 domain-containing protein 3 isoform X3, giving the protein MAAAVVLLRPLCRLCRVVLFLSQFYILSGGESTDIPPYVMKCPSNGLCSRLPADCIDCKTNFSCVYGKPVTFDCTVKPSVTCVDPDFKSQKSFVLNMTCRFCWQLPEADYECFSSSDCRAVSCPRQRYPTNCTVRDHVHCLGNRTFPKMLYCNWTGGYKWSTALALRPVCCCSITLGGFGADRFYLGQWREGLGKLFSFGGLGIWTLIDVLLIGVGYVGPADGSLYI; this is encoded by the exons ATGGCGGCTGCGGTGGTCTTGCTGCGGCCTCTTTGCCGACTGTGTCGTGTGGTGCTGTTCCTCTCACAGTTCTACATCCTGTCGGGCGGCG AAAGTACCGATATCCCACCTTATGTGATGAAATGTCCGAGCAATGGCCTGTGTAGCAGACTTCCTGCAGACTGTATAGATTGCAAGACCAATTTTTCCTGTGTCTATGGGAAGCCTGTCACTTTTGACTGCACAGTCAAACCTTCTGTTACCTGTGTT GATCCAGACTTCAAATCCCAGAAGAGTTTCGTCCTCAACATGACCTGCAGGTTCTGCTGGCAGCTCCCGGAGGCTGACTACGAGTGCTTCAGCTCCAGCGACTGCAGGGCGGTGTCCTGCCCTCGGCAGCGCTATCCAACCAACTGCACTGTGCGGGACCACGTCCACTGCCTGG GTAACCGCACTTTTCCAAAGATGCTCTACTGCAACTGGACTGGGGGATACAAGTGGTCCACAGCCTTGGCTCTGAG GCCTGTTTGCTGTTGCAGCATCACCCTCGGTGGGTTTGGAGCAGATCGCTTCTACCTGGGCCAGTGGCGAGAAGGCCTCGGCAAGCTCTTCAGCTTCGGGGGCCTGGGAATATGGACGCTGATCGACGTCCTGCTCATTGGAGTTGGCTACGTGGGACCAGCGGACGGCTCTTTGTATATTTAG